CCCTTGCCATAGAAAGAACTTCTCCACGAAGAACTCGTAAAGGAAAGTTTTTCATTATTGAAGAAGCATATGAACTAATGAACTCTTCTGCTCTCGGATCTTTAAGAAGCTGTAAATAAGCCTCATAATCAAAATTCCCCTCTTTCCAAAAATTTGGATTTTGAAGAATTTCTGTGGGTGGAGATTCCTTAATTAGACTTATAACTTGTTCACTTGAAATTGAAATTTTTCTTTTTTTAAGAAGATCATTAATAATCTTGTCGTTAATCAGTTGATTTATTATTTCTTCAGAAATTTGCCTTTCTTTTATAGGATCTAAGCCAATAGCACCACTCATATTTCTAAGAGCGTTTCTTAAAAGATTTCCGTATTCGCTTATAGGAATTTCCTCTTTCCCCACTTTCGCAACTATATTTTCTTCTCTTTTTCCTCCACTTAAAATGTTAGAACCAAAACCAAAAAAGATAAAAAGAATAAAAGATCCTGCAATGAACCATAGAAAATATTTAGTTACTCTTCTCACCCTTTCCATTACCATCATATTTTTTCCTCCTTATTTATTCCTTTTTTAATATTAATATATTTAATAAATCTCTCTATTCTTTGAATTGTCCTCTCCTTCCCAAGAACTTCTAAGAGTTCAAATAAACTGGGACCAAAAGTCATTCCACTCACTGCAAGTCGAACAGGATGAATTAATTCTCCTGCCTTACAACCAATATCTAAAGAAAGACTTCTTAAAGCTTCTTCCATATTCTTCTCATCAAAATAAGCTAAATTTTCAAATCTTAAAATTAATTTTTTAAGTCTCTCTTCCACTCCTGGATAAACATATTTTTTTATGCCTTCTTCTTGGTATGTAAAATCTTCTTTAAAGAAATAATATCCTATTTCAATGAAATCTTTCAGTTTTCTGACTCTATTTCCCATAACCTTAACCACTTTAACAAGATAATCAACATCTCTTATCTTAAAATTCTGCTCTTCTAAATAAGCCTTTAGTCTTTTCGCAACTTCTTGGACACCTAACCTTTTAAGCCACTCTCCATTAATCCATTCGAGTTTCTCAAGATCAAAAATGGCAGGAGTAGGATTAACATTTTCAATTGTAAATTTTTCCTTTAATTCTTGAATGGAAAAAATTTCCTCTTCTGTCTTTGGAGACCACCCGAGAAGTGCAAGATAATTTATCATTCCTTCTGGTAAAAAACCTGCTTTTTTATAATCAAAAATGTCAACAGCGTCTTTTCTCTTAGAAAGTTTCGATTTATCTTTGCTTAAAATCAAAGGAAGATGCCCAAAAAAAGGAATATCCCAACCAAAAGCTTGATAAAGAAGAATTTGTTTTGGAGTATTTGATATATGATCATCCCCCCTTAGAATATGGGTTATTCCCATTCTATGATCATCCACAACAACAGCAAGATTATAAGTTGGAGAACCATCAGACTTCAATAAAACAAAATCCTCAATCTCTGAATTTTCTCTTTTAATTTTTCCGTGAATTAAATCATCAAATTCTGTAACTCCAGGCGGAACAAAAAAACGCAAAGCTTTTGGTCTTCCCTCTTTTTCAAAAATCTCCTTTTCGTCTTCAGAAAGATAATAACACCTTCTATCATACATCCATCTCGTCTTGGATTTTAGACATTTTTCTTTCCGCTCCATAAGCTCCGAAGAACTACAATAACACCAATAAGCCTTTCCCATCCTAAGCAATTCCAAAGCTTTTTCTTTATATTCCTCAAAATGATGAGATTGAAACAAAATTTCTTCATCCCATTCCAAGCCAAGCCATAATAAACCTCTTAAGATAGAATCAACCATTGCATCACTTGATCTCTTCAAATCCGTATCTTCAATTCGCAAAAGGAACTTCCCTCCTTTAGATTTTGCAAAAAGATAATTAAAAAGGGCTGTTCTTGCTGTCCCGAGATGAAGATAACCAGTGGGAGAAGGCGCAATTCTAACTCTAATAGAGCTTTCCATCAATACTCCTTTTAGTCCATCATTATATAACCTTTTAAGAAGAAGTCAAGGTTAAAACGAGAATCTAAAAAGCTTTAATTCCCAAGTTTTACTATCTTTTTTTCTTCTATTTTCTTTCCGTCAATCTTTAAGACGAAGAAATAAATTCCAGAAGATAAGTTCTCACCAAATTTCACCAAATGAATTCCTTTTTCCAACCTTTCATCCACTAAAGTCCTTACCTTTCTTCCAGTAATATCATATAAAGATAAATTCACTTTACCTGGTGTTGCAATATTCAACT
This portion of the candidate division WOR-3 bacterium genome encodes:
- the gltX gene encoding glutamate--tRNA ligase yields the protein MESSIRVRIAPSPTGYLHLGTARTALFNYLFAKSKGGKFLLRIEDTDLKRSSDAMVDSILRGLLWLGLEWDEEILFQSHHFEEYKEKALELLRMGKAYWCYCSSSELMERKEKCLKSKTRWMYDRRCYYLSEDEKEIFEKEGRPKALRFFVPPGVTEFDDLIHGKIKRENSEIEDFVLLKSDGSPTYNLAVVVDDHRMGITHILRGDDHISNTPKQILLYQAFGWDIPFFGHLPLILSKDKSKLSKRKDAVDIFDYKKAGFLPEGMINYLALLGWSPKTEEEIFSIQELKEKFTIENVNPTPAIFDLEKLEWINGEWLKRLGVQEVAKRLKAYLEEQNFKIRDVDYLVKVVKVMGNRVRKLKDFIEIGYYFFKEDFTYQEEGIKKYVYPGVEERLKKLILRFENLAYFDEKNMEEALRSLSLDIGCKAGELIHPVRLAVSGMTFGPSLFELLEVLGKERTIQRIERFIKYINIKKGINKEEKI